A window of the Pseudomonas gozinkensis genome harbors these coding sequences:
- a CDS encoding AsmA family protein — MKAFGKILGLVLLGLLLIIVAAGFALTHLFDPNDYKDEIRQIARDKAHIELTLNGDIGWSLFPWLGLELHEASVATLAKPAEPFADLQMLGLSVRVLPLLRREVQMSDVRVEGLNLRLNRDKNGHGNWEDIGKVPPKAGSTPAPTTTAESAPEATAQPEKPAQPIRLDIDSLTVNNARVEYNDELTGKQFSAESIQLSTGAVHDSTNIPVKATAFLGTNQPVLRVRTELNGELRFERALQRYKFEDLKLSGEVAGDPLQGKTVTFAAQGQLLLDKAANVAEWTGIKLSVNQLRALGELKANDLDKTPQITGGISIAQFDLAKFVDSIGQTLPAMAEGSLSKVELVSRVAATPTSVSLDNINLKLDDSNFSGRIAVEDFAKQSLRAILKADTFNVDRYLPPKSEKANNATQVRQAEVASTEADAMAGAGSTPLPEKPSKSAWSTERLFPVERLSKLDVNADLTFGQLILDKLPIQNAALKASGQGGLLTLENLRGELYNGDFEAKGTLDVRQTAPVLNLQTRINRVPVEKILESQGKNPPVKGLVNLTSTVTGSGNSQQALIETLNGNASFVINNGVLLNANLEQQLCKGIATLNRKSLSGEPRGKDTPFQELKGNLTFRNGVASNPDLKVRIPGMSVNGDGDIDLKVLGMDYRVGIIVEGDTSAMPDPACQVGDKFVGIEWPLRCRGPLELGAKACRVDNERMGQVATKLAGDKISEKIDEKLGDKVSPELKNALKGLFKR, encoded by the coding sequence ATGAAAGCGTTCGGCAAAATCCTGGGTCTGGTACTTCTCGGGCTGTTGCTGATCATTGTGGCGGCGGGCTTCGCCCTGACCCACCTGTTTGATCCCAACGACTACAAAGACGAGATCCGCCAGATTGCCCGCGACAAGGCCCACATCGAGCTGACGCTCAATGGCGATATCGGCTGGAGCCTGTTCCCGTGGCTCGGCCTGGAACTGCACGAGGCCAGCGTCGCGACCCTGGCCAAGCCTGCCGAACCGTTTGCCGACCTGCAGATGCTCGGCCTGTCCGTGCGGGTACTGCCGTTGCTGCGCCGCGAAGTGCAGATGAGCGACGTGCGCGTCGAAGGCCTGAACCTTCGCCTGAATCGTGACAAGAATGGTCATGGCAACTGGGAAGACATCGGCAAGGTGCCGCCGAAGGCCGGCAGCACACCTGCGCCGACCACAACGGCCGAATCCGCCCCCGAGGCCACTGCGCAACCGGAAAAACCGGCCCAGCCGATCCGTCTCGACATCGACAGCCTTACCGTCAACAACGCCCGCGTGGAGTACAACGACGAGCTGACCGGCAAGCAATTCAGCGCCGAAAGCATCCAGTTGAGCACCGGCGCGGTTCACGATTCGACCAACATTCCGGTCAAGGCCACCGCGTTCCTCGGCACCAACCAGCCTGTGCTGCGGGTGCGCACCGAGCTCAACGGCGAGCTGCGCTTCGAGCGCGCCCTGCAACGCTACAAGTTCGAAGACCTGAAGCTGTCCGGCGAAGTTGCCGGCGATCCGCTGCAAGGCAAGACCGTGACCTTCGCCGCCCAAGGGCAATTGTTGCTGGACAAGGCCGCCAACGTCGCCGAATGGACCGGCATCAAATTGTCGGTCAATCAGCTGCGCGCACTGGGTGAGCTGAAAGCCAACGATCTGGACAAAACGCCACAGATCACCGGCGGGATTTCCATCGCCCAGTTCGACCTGGCGAAATTCGTCGACAGCATCGGCCAGACCTTGCCGGCCATGGCCGAAGGCAGCCTGAGCAAGGTTGAACTGGTCAGCCGTGTCGCCGCGACGCCGACCAGCGTTTCGCTGGACAACATCAACCTCAAGCTCGACGACAGCAATTTCAGCGGTCGCATCGCCGTCGAAGATTTCGCCAAGCAATCGCTGCGGGCGATCCTCAAGGCCGACACCTTCAACGTCGACCGTTACCTGCCGCCGAAATCGGAAAAAGCCAACAACGCCACCCAGGTCCGTCAGGCCGAAGTCGCCAGCACCGAGGCTGATGCGATGGCCGGTGCCGGCAGTACGCCGCTGCCGGAGAAACCGAGCAAAAGCGCCTGGAGCACCGAGCGCCTGTTCCCTGTTGAGCGCCTGAGCAAGCTCGACGTGAACGCCGACTTGACCTTCGGCCAGTTGATCCTCGACAAGCTGCCGATCCAGAACGCCGCTCTCAAGGCCTCCGGCCAGGGCGGCCTGCTGACCCTGGAGAACCTGCGCGGCGAGTTGTACAACGGCGACTTCGAAGCCAAGGGCACGCTGGACGTGCGCCAGACCGCGCCAGTGCTGAACCTGCAAACCCGGATCAACCGGGTGCCGGTGGAGAAAATCCTCGAAAGCCAGGGCAAGAACCCGCCGGTCAAAGGTCTGGTCAATCTCACCAGCACCGTCACCGGCAGCGGCAACAGCCAGCAGGCGCTGATCGAAACCCTCAACGGCAACGCCAGTTTCGTGATCAACAACGGCGTGCTGCTCAACGCCAACCTTGAACAGCAACTGTGCAAGGGCATCGCCACCCTCAACCGCAAATCCCTGAGCGGCGAACCGCGCGGCAAGGACACGCCGTTCCAGGAGCTCAAGGGCAACCTGACCTTCCGCAACGGCGTGGCCAGCAACCCGGACCTGAAAGTGCGTATTCCCGGCATGAGCGTCAACGGTGACGGCGATATCGACCTGAAAGTGCTCGGAATGGACTATCGCGTCGGCATCATCGTCGAAGGCGATACCAGCGCCATGCCGGATCCGGCCTGCCAGGTCGGCGACAAATTCGTCGGCATCGAGTGGCCGCTGCGTTGCCGTGGTCCGCTTGAGCTGGGCGCCAAGGCCTGCCGCGTGGACAACGAACGCATGGGCCAGGTCGCGACCAAACTGGCCGGCGACAAGATCAGCGAAAAAATCGACGAGAAACTGGGCGACAAAGTCAGCCCGGAACTGAAAAACGCATTGAAGGGGCTGTTCAAGCGATGA